One Sciurus carolinensis chromosome 10, mSciCar1.2, whole genome shotgun sequence genomic window carries:
- the Pdha2 gene encoding pyruvate dehydrogenase E1 component subunit alpha, testis-specific form, mitochondrial yields the protein MRKMLAAAVSRVLSVVAQKPARRVLLSSCNFSNKATFEMKSCDLYLLEKGPPVATVLTREDGIKYYRMMQTVRRMELKADQLYKQKFIRGFCHLCDGQEACYVGLEAGIKPSDHVITSYRAHGIGYTRGLSVRSILAELTGRRGGCAKGKGGSMHMYTKRFYGGNGIVGAQGQIAETYNMAALWKLPCVFICENNLYGMGTSIERSSANTDYYKRGNFIPGLRVDGMDILCVREATKFVADYCRSGKGPILMELQTYRYHGHSMSDPGLSYRTREEVQDVRSKSDPIKLLRERMLSKQLTSIDELMEIEANVKKEVEEAAQFATTDPEPPLHELGFHLYNNNPPFEVRGPNQWIKFKSIS from the exons ATGAGGAAGATGCTGGCCGCTGCCGTGTCCCGCGTGCTGTCGGTGGTCGCCCAGAAGCCGGCTCGCAGAGTGTTGCTGTCGTCCTGTAACTTTTCAAACAAGGCTACGTTTGAAATGAAGAGCTGCGATCTTTACCTGTTGGAAAAGGGTCCCCCGGTCGCGACGGTCCTCACCAGGGAGGATGGAATCAAGTACTACAGGATGATGCAGACGGTGCGCCGCATGGAACTGAAGGCAGATCAGCTGTACAAACAGAAATTCATTCGTGGTTTCTGTCACTTGTGTGACGGTCAGGAAGCTTGCTACGTGGGGCTGGAGGCGGGAATAAAGCCCTCGGATCATGTCATCACGTCCTATCGGGCTCACGGCATCGGCTATACCCGGGGACTTTCCGTCAGATCCATTCTGGCAGAACTGACAGGTCGAAGAGGAGGCTGTGCCAAAGGAAAGGGAGGCTCGATGCACATGTATACCAAAAGGTTCTACGGGGGCAACGGCATTGTGGGGGCGCAG GGCCAGATAGCAGAAACATACAATATGGCAGCCTTGTGGAAATTACCTTGTGTTTTCATCTGTGAGAATAACCTCTATGGAATGGGGACATCTATTGAGAGATCATCAGCCAACACGGACTATTACAAGAGAGGCAATTTTATCCCTGGGCTGCGGGTAGATGGGATGGACATTCTATGTGTTCGGGAGGCGACAAAGTTTGTTGCTGACTACTGTAGATCTGGAAAGGGGCCTATATTGATGGAGTTGCAGACCTACCGCTATCATGGACATAGCATGAGTGATCCAGGACTCAGTTACCGCACACGGGAAGAAGTTCAGGATGTAAGAAGTAAGAGCGATCCTATTAAGCTTCTTCGAGAGAGAATGCTAAGCAAGCAGCTCACCAGTATTGATGAATTAATGGAAATCGAGGctaatgtgaagaaagaagttGAGGAGGCAGCCCAGTTTGCTACAACCGATCCGGAACCACCTTTGCATGAATTAGGCTTTCATCTTTACAACAATAATCCACCTTTTGAAGTTCGTGGTCCGAATCAGTGGATCAAGTTTAAGTCCATCAGTTAA